A stretch of the Malus domestica chromosome 08, GDT2T_hap1 genome encodes the following:
- the LOC103428511 gene encoding uncharacterized protein isoform X2 yields the protein MTGGRCHEKKKMMGRGADGGCGTEERPCPIPRVRPKIPATQLEILEKSSSSLRIDFFSQARKALCERSPFDVPEDGSSSSVPTTLPRGLASFLSRQSDSRKRHKKSHAGAEKKSFRQRERSRGNNIWVETEDYFRPLTLPDIDALSQVSELSNLASHKCFSIPVVGNVPRRNANENVNANGVVVSEEDANGGKSNCVVVKDEGINGGNANDAIVMDENANDQNANDGVVKAECAYEWNANSVVVEKVNENGGNENRVVKDEVKTEKDEHSMEIDSVGASGLPPSGLEWLLGYRNKISLTSERPSKKRKVLGSDAGLEKVLIAAPCDGNSSLCHFCCMGDAGNESNPLIVCSSCKVGVHQKCYGVLENVDASWLCSWCKKKTDTSDSVKPCVLCSKQGGALKPIIKSAENGGSMDFVHLFCCQWMPEVYIEDLAKMEPIINVGGIIETRRKLICNICKVKWGACVRCSHGTCRTSFHPLCAREARQRMEIWGKYGCDNVELRAFCSKHSEVPGNNNSQLVSPSVSADKNSNVSNHLPMALSENKLPKLRIGPRNGDKTAVPIEALDITSDKSGDSESQEIVFPIPRLNPRLTSECGNAQPMINAGAFERSKEDVNASNSLKFSLILKKLIDCGKVNVKDVALDVGLSPDSLSASLADGTMVPDVQGRIVKWLKDHSNLDLKQKNGKMKLRSAMSSMAEFGDSDGSEAASLSESDMADVAVKSVPPRRRTKSSIRFLKDDKVISSSKGIFNDNGTLDKIKVDQPVTDEQENLSRVSVPDPVEKNPTEADVFQHSLMTHSPRSEGLLAKPLNCSLLQMGQEQLGTIPLQGTSAIANEGQSFSVAKPVIPEFNKSEAEVPGFYVHPYIENKLLQMQTGVSLENSIYGSSEGEISRLEASSHASVCCNHQNKHPKCCDIIFKSDEMKLEQLVKARKMGVLEICPGDEMEGELIYYQHRLLNNAIARKHFTDNLVSNVAKSLPLEIDAARRQKWDAVLVNQYLWELREAKKQGRKERRHKEAQAVLAAATAAAAASSRISSFRKENVTKLNTSSGRSSFSSQMMPRPKETFPRVAVPRISVEKHSGFVHSVTDSSKEHPRSCDICRRYETLLNPILVCCSCKVAIHLDCYRRTRESTGPWYCELCEEMSSTCIAGAPVNFWEKDHFVAECGLCGGKTGAFRKSSDGKWVHAFCAEWIFESTFRRGQVSLIEGMETISKGLDFCYICRRKCGVCIKCNFGNCQSTFHPSCARSSGFYMNVKTFGGKIQHKAYCEKHSVEQRTKAETQIHGTEELENLRKIRVELERVRLLCDRIIKREKVKRELLICSHDLLAVRRDHVTRTVLVNSPLLPPDVSSESATTSLNGHTDDYKSCSDAIQRSDDVTVDSTISVKRRRVPITIDNDPKTDDDSSTSQNHSTKKLLERPQVSDKHIPCGASSAATCKLSEDGGWRSKSRKHAETFEKELVMTSDQASMKNMKLPKGYAYVPADCIPNEKQINQDACSGEQPQGDG from the exons ATGACCGGAGGCCGATGTcacgagaagaagaagatgatgggtAGGGGTGCGGACGGAGGTTGCGGCACCGAGGAGAGGCCTTGCCCAATTCCTAGGGTTCGGCCCAAAATTCCGGCTACCCAACTGGAAATTCTAGAGAAGTCGTCGAGCTCTTTGAGAATTGATTTTTTCTCGCAGGCTAGGAAGGCTTTGTGTGAGCGCTCTCCTTTTGATGTTCCTGAGGACGGCTCATCTTCGAGTGTGCCCACCACCTTGCCTAGGGGTTTGGCTAGCTTCTTGTCGAGGCAGTCAGATAGTCGAAAGCGGCATAAGAAGTCGCATGCCGGCGCTGAGAAGAAGAGTTTTCGGCAGAGAGAGAGGTCCCGGGGTAATAACATTTGGGTGGAGACTGAGGACTACTTTAGACCATTGACACTGCCTGATATTGATGCGTTGTCTCAGGTATCCGAGCTTAGTAATTTAGCTTCTCACAAGTGTTTTTCGATTCCGGTTGTGGGAAATGTTCCGAGGCGGAATGCGAATGAGAACGTTAATGCAAACGGAGTTGTTGTCAGTGAGGAGGATGCAAATGGCGGTAAGTCAAATTGTGTTGTTGTCAAGGATGAAGGTATAAATGGGGGGAATGCAAATGATGCCATTGTCATGGATGAGAATGCAAACGATCAGAATGCTAATGATGGTGTCGTCAAGGCTGAGTGTGCTTATGAATGGAATGCCAATTCGGTTGTAGTTGAAAAAGTGAATGAGAATGGTGGAAATGAAAATAGGGTTGTCAAAGACGAGGTTAAGACAGAGAAGGATGAACATTCCATGGAAATAGATAGTGTGGGAGCTTCTGGGTTGCCCCCTAGTGGTCTTGAGTGGCTTTTAGGGTACAGGAATAAGATTTCTTTAACATCAGAGCGCCCGTCAAAGAAGCGGAAGGTTCTAGGTTCTGATGCAGGATTGGAGAAAGTGTTAATAGCGGCTCCATGTGATGGGAATTCATCTTTATGCCATTTCTGCTGCATGGGTGATGCAGGGAACGAGTCAAACCCATTGATTGTCTGTAGTTCTTGTAAGGTTGGAGTTCATCAGAAGTGCTATGGAGTACTAGAGAATGTAGATGCTTCATGGTTATGCTCTTGGTGTAAGAAGAAGACTGATACTAGTGATTCAGTAAAGCCATGTGTGCTTTGCTCAAAGCAGGGTGGCGCTTTAAAGCCAATTATTAAGAGCGCTGAAAATGGTGGATCTATGGATTTTGTTCACTTGTTTTGCTGTCAATGGATGCCTGAGGTTTATATAGAGGACTTAGCAAAGATGGAGCCTATCATAAACGTTGGAGGAATAATTGAAACCCGCAGAAAGTTAATATGTAACATATGCAAGGTGAAGTGGGGCGCTTGTGTTCGGTGCAGTCATG GAACTTGCAGAACTTCGTTTCATCCATTATGTGCGAGGGAGGCAAGACAGAGAATGGAAATTTGGGGAAAATATGGGTGCGATAAT GTTGAGCTGAGGGCCTTTTGTTCAAAGCACTCAGAAGTACCAGGTAACAACAACAGTCAATTAGTATCTCCCTCTGTCTCTGCTGACAAGAACTCAAATGTCTCCAACCATCTTCCTATGGCATTGTCAGAAAACAAATTACCCAAGTTAAGGATAGGCCCTAGAAATGGTGATAAAACTGCAGTACCTATTGAGGCTCTAGATATTACTTCTGACAAATCGGGTGATAGTGAATCACAGGAGATAGTGTTTCCTATTCCAAGATTAAATCCTAGGCTGACATCGGAGTGTGGTAATGCACAGCCGATGATTAATGCAGGGGCATTTGAGAGAAGCAAAGAGGATGTTAATGCTTCTAATTCCCTTAAATTTTCTCTGATTTTAAAGAAG CTGATTGATTGTGGAAAAGTTAATGTGAAGGATGTGGCATTGGACGTTGGTCTCTCACCTGATTCTTTATCTGCATCACTTGCT GATGGTACTATGGTGCCTGATGTGCAAGGAAGAATAGTTAAATGGCTAAAAGACCATTCTAACTTGGATTTAAAGCagaaaaatggaaaaatgaAATTAAGATCAGCAATGTCATCCATGGCTGAGTTTGGGGATTCTGATGGCTCTGAAGCTGCTTCATTATCGGAGTCTGATATGGCAGATGTAGCTGTTAAGTCAGTACCCCCACGGAGAAGAACCAAAAGCAGTATTAGGTTTCTGAAGGATGACAAAGTAATAAGCTCATCCAAGGGGATCTTTAATGACAATGGCACATTGGACAAGATTAAGGTTGATCAACCTGTCACTGATGAACAAGAAAATTTAAGTAGAGTGTCTGTCCCTGATCCTGTTGAGAAG AATCCAACAGAGGCCGATGTGTTTCAACATTCTTTGATGACACATTCACCTAGATCAGAAG GTCTTTTAGCTAAACCCTTGAATTGCAGCCTTTTGCAAATGGGTCAAGAGCAGTTGGGTACTATTCCTTTGCAGGGTACCTCAGCAATTGCAAATGAAGGTCAATCGTTTTCAGTTGCAAAACCGGTTATTCCTGAATTCAA TAAATCTGAGGCTGAAGTTCCTGGTTTTTATGTCCATCCGTATATTGAAAATAAGTTGTTGCAGATGCAGACTGGGGTGTCCTTAGAAAATTCAATATATG GTTCAAGTGAGGGAGAAATTTCACGTCTGGAGGCATCCTCCCATGCAAGTGTTTGCTGTAATCACCAAAATAAGCATCCAAAATGCTGTGACATCATTTTTAAATCCGATGAGATGAAACTAGAACAGTTGGTTAAGGCTCGAAAAATGGGAGTTCTAGAAATCTGTCCAGGTGATGAAATGGAAGGAGAGCTTATTTATTACCAGCATAGGTTGCTCAACAATGCGATTGCAAGAAAGCATTTTACTG ATAATTTGGTATCTAATGTTGCTAAGAGTCTTCCATTGGAGATTGATGCAGCACGGAGGCAAAAATGGGATGCTGTACTCGTTAACCAGTATCTTTGGGAGCTTAGGGAGGCAAAGAAGCAGGGTAGGAAGGAGAGACGGCATAAAGAAGCACAGGCTGTGCTAGCAGCTGcaactgctgctgctgctgcctcTTCTAGGATTTCATCATTTAGGAAAGAG AATGTGACGAAGTTGAATACTTCTAGTGGGAGGTCCAGCTTTTCCTCACAGATGATGCCGCGACCTAAAGAGACATTTCCGAGGGTGGCTGTTCCCCGGATTTCTGTGGAAAAACACTCGGGTTTTGTTCATTCAGTCACTGATTCTTCCAAAGAACATCCTAGATCTTGTGACATCTGCAGACGTTATGAAACGTTGTTAAACCCGATCTTAGTCTGTTGTAGTTGCAAG GTTGCCATTCACTTGGATTGCTATCGTAGGACTAGAGAATCTACAGGTCCATGGTATTGTGAACTGTGTGAAGAAATGTCATCAACTTGTATTGCTGGTGCTCCTGTCAATTTTTGGGAGAAAGATCATTTTGTTGCAGAATGTGGTTTATGTGGTGGCAAAACAGGTGCATTTAGGAAGTCTTCTGATGGTAAATGGGTACATGCCTTTTGTGCCGAG TGGATCTTTGAGTCAACATTCAGAAGGGGGCAAGTATCTCTCATTGAGGGAATG GAGACGATTTCTAAGGGGCTTGATTTTTGTTATATCTGCCGACGCAAATGTGGTGTCTGCATAAAA TGTAACTTTGGCAATTGTCAGTCAACATTTCATCCTTCCTGTGCTAGAAGTTCTGGTTTTTACATGAATGTGAAAACTTTCGGTGGAAAGATCCAACACAAGGCATACTGTGAAAAGCATAGTGTTGAGCAGAGGACGAAG GCTGAAACACAAATACATGGAACTGAGGAGTTAGAGAACCTCAGGAAAATCAGA GTTGAACTGGAGAGGGTACGACTACTTTGTGATAGAATCATCAAACGAGAAAAAGTAAAG CGGGAACTGCTCATTTGTTCACATGACCTTCTTGCTGTCAGGAGAGATCATGTTACTCGGACAGTGCTTGTTAATAGTCCTTTACTGCCACCTGATGTTAGTTCTGAATCAGCTACAACATCTCTTAACGGACATACAGATGATTACAAATCATGCAGTGATGCAATTCAAAGATCAGATGATGTGACTGTAGATAGTACAATTTCTGTGAAGCGGCGGAGAGTTCCTATAACTATTGACAATGACCCAAAAACAGATGATGACAGCTccacatcccaaaaccattctaCCAAAAAGCTCTTGGAGAGGCCACAAGTTTCTGATAAACATATTCCTTGTGGAGCTTCTAGTGCTGCAACTTGTAAGCTTTCGGAagatggaggatggaggtcaaaATCTAGGAAG CATGCCGAgacttttgagaaagaactGGTAATGACATCGGATCAAGCATcgatgaaaaatatgaaattaccCAAAGGATATGCATATGTTCCTGCTGATTGCATTCCAAATGAAAAGCAGATCAACCAGGATGCTTGTTCTGGTGAACAACCGCAAGGAGACGGGTAG